One stretch of Periplaneta americana isolate PAMFEO1 chromosome 1, P.americana_PAMFEO1_priV1, whole genome shotgun sequence DNA includes these proteins:
- the LOC138702134 gene encoding regulator of nonsense transcripts 2-like, translating to MAMKYKSFKKVPNTSVECYTDMESDDPVLKRIATASPGFMSCAPGFIAGFTNSRNHFVFSGSREGVDKGCSRVGNLREPRKNLVSDENLKSNIEGRSVSENEGSKGDTTAACENKGQVVKSLGCDGDVAKYTNTKGYFLSSSGAKGDILKPLDEDTIRTLGNKKDLLFRTRNKDDIIFSNIPKPLSPFKCKEGFYSSANRSQNIFCPENKETEFRGFLSNCVNLCQGNLNDFECKQEGKYTTVHENYNAVDVPVINKMVDNKGFEVNSYIRKDSDVESKLSTQEVDVTKEEVPVNHLMADENEDLNEGNKHSISKCNENNCADTKPQEKPKSSSDTSNVQDKERDFVSEERELLDLYIFEMERRLAWKRSLCESNKNVGNLRPEYSYLTKLDSSVKKNTSFIRKLKIFTSNQLESLLKDISQLNLTKYLSEAASAIVQAKLKISDVTSAVELCNAIHHIYAEFSRYLLESFHRHLSFRDEDGMINCRKLNVDLKFYTELMNVGILDHEEAFPLITNVLTVAINMDKEEHNNVNVILSFYRHCKEGYAVPRRMRNLAEKYEVKLPKSNLLLENEVLHINFVLKDYYASLLDHTLKIHREVKVFERQNKKILHSRGEISADRKEKWEMMKLLYERLQYGMRNFAEELGEEVPSICNNNDERNDIDMIDDTTEEKIPKIFVWENEEEQHFYENLTDMKDFVPLSTCKAPSTPPPVTAVNEEDLDTDTEDFEEDSTTELKINEIDDVDDDVGSNMCNNKYAMDTFLSLLPNCINCDSVDQLAVEFLISLNSKCNRKKLTEALVGVPRTRLDLLPFYSRLIATLHPFVPIISSCVVQHLRQEFKYHFRKKNQINIESKIKVVRFIGELVKFRIYPTADALYCMKLLLRDFTHHNIEMCCTLLESCGRFLFRCSNTHQRIKIYLEQMMRKKSVTALESRYVTMIENAFYYVNPPDIVSVEKIEQPPMHQFIQKLLYQKLSKFNIEYVLQLITKLDWENPELAEFCIQSLIMAHNVKYNNISCLASIVSGLTCEEKEDSVGVMVVDGVMEDIRLGMEINLPKYNQRRLAMVKYMGELYKYRVAESNDVFQILYSLISFGVTLSYTNQSCLDPPDNLFRIRLVCVLLETCGQYFSSGNTIKKLDYYLVYFQRYFWFKFEDKYWNFNENPFPVGTQYMFQDTILKLRPKITLYKSFQEANQAVYQMQMAVASKFVDITFSDAYSTSQLGAIVEEDEEISTAFVDLEMENVSFGEECRENGRSSCDYEDTAKIKDVEKVDFSISHHVLAKTENIEDESFVSAFDQMITENIHNRMSEMVKPQCVDIAVPMHLRSNDKKSNEPVLQRNTEEQSMNFMLLIRKGHKQNYKCLNVPVDSELAVKLRTGREAEQAEKEYLKQLTLDMSQRLEEESYQEMLAEALNINRERKFKYHHPRGAPNVGFIFGPKKVK from the coding sequence atggctATGAAATATAAATCTTTTAAGAAAGTGCCAAATACAAGTGTAGAATGTTACACAGACATGGAAAGTGATGATCCTGTTCTCAAAAGAATTGCTACTGCTAGTCCTGGATTTATGTCATGTGCTCCTGGTTTTATAGCTGGTTTTACTAATTCTAGAAACCATTTCGTATTCAGTGGAAGCAGGGAAGGTGTTGATAAGGGATGTAGCCGTGTTGGAAATTTAAGGGAACCACGCAAGAATTTGGTATCAGATGAAAATCTGAAAAGTAATATAGAGGGAAGAAGTGTATCTGAAAATGAAGGTAGCAAAGGAGACACTACAGCAGCATGTGAAAACAAGGGCCAAGTGGTCAAATCACTTGGATGTGATGGAGATGTTGCGAAATACACCAACACAAAAGGATATTTTTTAAGCAGTTCGGGAGCAAAAGGGGATATTCTAAAACCGTTGGATGAAGATACTATTAGGACTCTAGGGAACAAAAAGGACCTGCTTTTCAGAACAAGAAATAAGGatgatataattttttctaacatACCGAAACCTCTCAGTCCATTTAAATGTAAAGAAGGATTTTATTCCTCAGCTAATAGAAGTCAGAATATTTTTTGTCcagaaaataaagaaactgaatttCGTGGATTCCTGTCCAACTGCGTTAACTTGTGTCAAGGCAACCTTAATGACTTTGAATGTAAGCAAGAAGGAAAATACACTACAGTTCATGAAAATTATAATGCAGTTGATGTTCcagttataaataaaatggtaGATAATAAGGGTTTTGAAGTCAATTCATATATCCGTAAAGACAGTGATGTTGAGTCGAAATTATCTACGCAAGAGGTAGATGTCACCAAAGAAGAAGTACCGGTAAATCATTTAATGGCAGATGAAAATGAAGACTTAAACGAAGGCAATAAACATTCTATTTCCAAATGTAATGAGAATAATTGTGCTGATACCAAACCTCAAGAGAAGCCCAAATCTTCATCTGATACAAGTAATGTCCAAGATAAAGAACGTGATTTTGTTAGCGAAGAAAGAGAACTTCTTGATCTTTATATATTCGAAATGGAAAGGAGACTTGCATGGAAACGAAGTCTCTgtgaaagtaataaaaatgtGGGAAATCTAAGACCTGAATATTCATACTTAACAAAACTAGACTCTAGTGTGAAAAAAAATACAAGCTTCATAAGGAAACTTAAGATCTTCACTAGCAATCAACTAGAATCTCTACTGAAAGACATATCACAACTAAATTTGACCAAATATCTTAGTGAGGCTGCATCAGCTATTGTTCAAGCAAAATTAAAAATCTCAGATGTCACGTCTGCAGTGGAGTTGTGCAATGCAATTCACCATATATATGCAGAATTTTCACGGTACTTACTTGAAAGCTTTCACCGACATTTATCATTTAGAGACGAAGATGGAATGATAAACTGTAGGAAGTTAAATGTTGACTTGAAATTTTATACAGAGCTTATGAATGTTGGTATTCTTGATCATGAGGAAGCTTTTCCACTTATCACTAATGTCTTAACAGTGGCTATCAATATGGATAAAGAAGAACACAATAATGTGAACGTAATCCTGAGCTTCTATCGTCATTGTAAAGAGGGATATGCTGTTCCTAGAAGAATGAGGAATCTTGCTGAAAAGTATGAAGTAAAGCTTCCCAAGTCTAACCTCTTACTCGAAAACGAAGTACTGCATATTAACTTTGTGTTGAAGGATTATTATGCTTCTTTATTGGACCATACGCTGAAGATTCATCGTGAAGTTAAAGTATTTGAACGTCAGAACAAGAAAATTCTACACTCACGGGGAGAAATCAGTGCAGACCGTAAAGAAAAATGGGAAATGATGAAACTGCTATATGAAAGATTGCAATATGGGATGAGAAATTTTGCTGAGGAACTTGGGGAAGAAGTGCCAAGCATCTGTAATAACAACGATGAAAGAAATGACATAGACATGATTGATGATACTACTGAAGAGAAAATTCCTAAAATATTTGTTTGGGAAAATGAAGAAGAGCAGCATTTTTATGAAAATCTTACTGATATGAAAGATTTTGTGCCTCTTTCTACTTGTAAAGCTCCTTCAACCCCTCCACCAGTAACAGCTGTAAATGAGGAAGACCTGGACACAGATACTGAAGATTTTGAGGAAGATTCCACTACTGAACTGAAGATTAATGAGATTGATGACGTAGATGATGATGTTGGTAGCAATATGTGTAATAACAAATATGCAATGGACACATTTTTGTCGTTGCTACCGAATTGTATTAATTGTGACTCAGTAGACCAGTTAGCTGTAGAGTTTTTGATATCATTAAATTCAAAATGTAACAGAAAGAAACTTACTGAAGCTCTAGTTGGAGTACCTAGAACAAGGTTGGATTTGCTGCCTTTTTACTCCAGGTTGATAGCTACTTTGCATCCATTTGTTCCTATAATTTCTTCATGTGTTGTTCAGCATTTGAGACAGGAATTCAAGtatcattttcgaaagaaaaatcaaataaacatTGAATCGAAAATTAAGGTTGTGAGATTCATTGGAGAACTTGTGAAATTCAGAATATACCCTACAGCTGACGCTCTTTACTGTATGAAACTATTGTTACGTGATTTTACACACCATAACATAGAGATGTGTTGCACACTTCTGGAGTCATGTGGAAGATTCCTGTTTAGATGTTCAAATACACATCAACGAATCAAAATTTACCTTGAACAAATGATGAGAAAAAAATCTGTAACTGCATTAGAATCTCGATATGTGACAATGATTGAGAATGCTTTTTATTATGTTAATCCACCAGACATCGTTTCTGTTGAGAAAATAGAGCAGCCACCAATGCATCAGTTTATCCAAAAACTATTGTATCAGAAGCTTTCTAAATTTAATATCGAGTATGTGTTACAGTTGATCACTAAATTAGATTGGGAGAATCCTGAGCTTGCAGAATTCTGCATCCAAAGTCTTATTATGGCACACAATGTGAAATACAACAATATTAGCTGTTTGGCAAGCATTGTTTCTGGGCTTACATGTGAAGAAAAAGAGGATTCAGTAGGTGTTATGGTAGTTGATGGAGTAATGGAAGACATACGCCTGGGAATGGAGATCAATTTACCAAAATACAACCAACGTCGGCTAGCAATGGTTAAATACATGGGTGAATTATACAAGTATCGTGTGGCAGAGAGTAACGATGtctttcaaattttgtactcactGATTTCCTTTGGAGTTACTTTAAGTTACACAAATCAATCTTGTTTAGACCCACCTGATAATTTGTTCCGTATTCGATTGGTTTGTGTATTACTGGAGACTTGTGGACAGTACTTCAGCAGTGGAAACACAATTAAGAAGTTGGACTATTACCTCGTTTATTTTCAAAGGTATTTCTGGTTTAAGTTTGAAGATAAATACTGGAACTTCAACGAAAATCCTTTCCCAGTTGGAACTCAATACATGTTCCaagatacaatattaaaactacgACCAAAGATTACTCTATACAAAAGTTTTCAGGAAGCAAACCAAGCTGTTTATCAAATGCAGATGGCAGTGGCATCAAAATTTGTGGACATCACTTTTTCTGACGCATATTCAACTTCTCAGCTTGGAGCTATtgtagaagaagatgaagaaataaGTACAGCATTTGTTGATTTAGAGATGGAAAATGTGTCTTTTGGAGAAGAATGCAGAGAAAATGGTCGAAGTTCATGTGATTATGAAGATACTGCGAAGATAAAAGATGTTGAAAAAGTTGATTTCTCAATTTCACATCACGTGCTTGCAAAGACTGAAAATATAGAAGACGAGAGTTTTGTATCAGCATTTGATCAGATGATAACAGAAAATATCCATAACCGCATGTCAGAAATGGTAAAACCACAATGTGTAGACATAGCTGTTCCAATGCATCTGAGAAGCAATGATAAAAAGTCTAATGAACCCGTTCTACAAAGAAATACAGAGGAGCAATCTATGAACTTCATGTTGTTGATAAGGAAAGGACATAAAcagaattataaatgtttaaatgttccAGTGGATTCTGAATTGGCAGTTAAGCTAAGAACTGGAAGAGAGGCAGAGCAAGCTGAAAAAGAATACCTGAAGCAACTCACTCTCGATATGAGCCAGAGACTAGAAGAGGAAAGTTACCAAGAAATGCTGGCAGAGGCCCTTAATATTAATCGTGAAAGGAAGTTCAAGTATCACCACCCAAGAGGAGCTCCTAATGTTGGTTTCATTTTCGGTCCAAAGAAAGTGAAATGA